CTCATCGAAATTTGTCGTCATTTATTCCTCCAGTCTGTGTCAGTTTCAGTCTCAGGAAAACCATACATGGCTTCCGGGAGGAAACTATATCAAAAACTTCCAATGATTGCTACAGCAACCATCTGCCAGCCCATTAAAGTTTACCCTTTCCTTTTCCGTTGACTGTTCTATAATTAGAATATTTTTGAGCAAAGGCTGCCATTATGGGCGACGAGCGCCACGAAACTCTGGGACTACGCACGCTGGAAGATATCAGCGGCCTGATCCTCCATTCCCATGATCTGCAGGAGACCTTGGACAACATCGTCAACCTTGTTGCCAAACGGGTCGGTTCGGACGTCTGTTCCATCTATCTTCTGGAAGATGACGGAGAAACCCTGCGACTCAAGGCTACCAAAGGTCTGTCCCGTGGTTCGGTAGGCAAAATCACCATGAAGACCTCAGAGGGTCTTACCGGCCTGGCTGTTGAGGATCGCAGCATAATTGCCACCGATAATGCCCCCCTTCACCCCCGATACAAATATTTCCGTGAAACGAGGGAAGAAAAGTTCCTTTCTTTCCTTGGTGTGCCGTTATTCGAGCGCAAAACTCCAGTTGGCGTACTGGTTGTCCAGACTCGCGAGGCCCGCGTCTTTACCCCTGCCGAAATAAGCACTATTTCAACCATTGCCTATCAGATCAGCAGCATTGTCATAAATGCAAAGCTCCTGGACTCCATTCACCAAAAGGAAAAGGAACGCGCTTTCTTCGCCAGCGAACTGGAAAAAATGAAAGCCAGTGAAATCAAAGGAAGGGTTCACCCCGAACAGGAGAAAAAGCGAAAACTGGCTTCCCTGATTGGCACCCCGGTTTCGCCAGGCTTTGCCTGGGGTAAGATCTACATTTTCAGCCGAAACGAAAACGACGGCATCGACATGGAGCACGCCGCCTCCCGCCCGGAAGAACGGAAACGGTTCCAGATTGCCCTGGAAAAAGCGAAAATCCAGACATTATATATGGAGAAGCGTGTTGCCGAGGTTATGTCCAAGGAAGACGCCGCGATATTTCACAGCCACCTTATGTTTCTGGAGGATCGTGGCTTCATCACCAAGATCACCGATTCCATCGATAATGGATACAGTGCCGGACAAGCCATAAGGGAAGTGGTCGACTACTACGTCAACGCCTTTGCCAAGATGGAGGATCCCTATCTGCGCGAGCGTTCAGCGGATATGGAAGACATCGGCCGGCGGCTGCTCGGTGCCCTCAACGGCAACAGCAGCTCCAGAAAAAAATTCCGCGAAAAAAGAATCATTGTTGCCGACGACATTCTCCCTTCGGATATGGCAACCATGGATCATGAAAAAGTGCTCGGCATAGTGACGGAGAGAGGGAATGCCGGATCCCATGCGGCCATCATGGCAAAATCTCTCGGCATTCCTGCCGTCGTCGGCATTGACGGGTTGATGAAGCAGATTTCGCCCCGCAACGAGGTAATCGTCGACGGCACTTCCGGCCATCTCTACATCAATCCCGATCAAAGGATAAAGGAGGAATACGAAAGGCTGCAGAGGGACTTCAGCCTGAAACAGCGGGAACTGGAAGGGCTGCGCGATCTGCCGGCTGAAACCGTCGACGGCAGCCGTGTCTTCCTTCGAGCCAACATCGGCCTGCTCAATGATGTGAAAGTTGCCCAGGCGAGTGGGGCCGAAGGGGTCGGGCTGTACCGTACCGAATTTCCCTACATGACCCGCAAGACTTTTCCCAACAGAATAGAGCAGTACAACCTTTACCGTAAAATAGTCGAGGGTTTTCCCAGTCACCCGGTAACCATTCGCACGCTGGATATCGGCGGCGATAAGGGGCTCTCCTATTTCCCCTTTCCCAAAGAAGACAATCCATTCATGGGCTGGCGTTCCATCAGGGTATCCCTCGAAGAAGAGGACATTTTCCGTGAACAACTGGCTGCAATTCTCATGGCATCCGTTCACGGCAAAATCACGGTAATGTTCCCTATGATTTCCAGTGTCGAGGAAATCAGGACCGTGAAACGGATCCTTGAAGAAGTAAAAGATGAGCTCACGGCAGACAAGAAACCATTTAACCCAACCATTCCACTCGGAGTGATGGTTGAAATACCGGCTGCGGTCCAGATAGCCCACCTGCTTATTCGGGAGGTG
This region of Geotalea daltonii FRC-32 genomic DNA includes:
- the ptsP gene encoding phosphoenolpyruvate--protein phosphotransferase; translation: MGDERHETLGLRTLEDISGLILHSHDLQETLDNIVNLVAKRVGSDVCSIYLLEDDGETLRLKATKGLSRGSVGKITMKTSEGLTGLAVEDRSIIATDNAPLHPRYKYFRETREEKFLSFLGVPLFERKTPVGVLVVQTREARVFTPAEISTISTIAYQISSIVINAKLLDSIHQKEKERAFFASELEKMKASEIKGRVHPEQEKKRKLASLIGTPVSPGFAWGKIYIFSRNENDGIDMEHAASRPEERKRFQIALEKAKIQTLYMEKRVAEVMSKEDAAIFHSHLMFLEDRGFITKITDSIDNGYSAGQAIREVVDYYVNAFAKMEDPYLRERSADMEDIGRRLLGALNGNSSSRKKFREKRIIVADDILPSDMATMDHEKVLGIVTERGNAGSHAAIMAKSLGIPAVVGIDGLMKQISPRNEVIVDGTSGHLYINPDQRIKEEYERLQRDFSLKQRELEGLRDLPAETVDGSRVFLRANIGLLNDVKVAQASGAEGVGLYRTEFPYMTRKTFPNRIEQYNLYRKIVEGFPSHPVTIRTLDIGGDKGLSYFPFPKEDNPFMGWRSIRVSLEEEDIFREQLAAILMASVHGKITVMFPMISSVEEIRTVKRILEEVKDELTADKKPFNPTIPLGVMVEIPAAVQIAHLLIREVDFFSIGTNDLIQYTLAADRNNPKVKQYYDPYHPAILHSIKRVADVAGAAGKKVSICGEMAADPINAILLLGMGISDFSLTAPYIPLIKQAILKITMAEAREISAAALQMESSADIREYLAKAKAALKL